Genomic DNA from Natrinema sp. CBA1119:
ACGATTCGTGGTCACCTGACGGCAAGGTGGTGTCGGAAACCACTTCTCTTTACTGGTCTAAAGAGAAGTGACTCACCACACCCTATTTCGAGTCAAAACCGCAAGGCGGCGTGGTGTTCGACCTTCCCATAAATCACAGACCGCTATACCGAAAGTTGGGGTTATTTCGCCAGGCAGTTAACCTTAAGATTATTCTTAAAGTTAGTCAAAGGGTGGTGGCGGTAGCCTCGTGTGATATTAACCAACATCAGCAGCAGAAGATATACCCTGGGCGTTGGTTAAAGCAAAGGTCCAGCCTGCCGACTTCCCGTCGTTAGAGGTGTGGAGTCCCCGAGATCGAGATGTGAGATCCTATGTTGGCCCTTGACACCAACGAAAAGCCTTATTGTATGTTGGCGTGTTGTACCAACATAGGTGGCATAGATGGGATCGACGGTCATCTACGAGGATCAAGATACGTTCGACGACGGTACCCGATACGAGATGATCGCCACCGCCATCCCAAAAAGCGACGACTACCCCGAAGGAGTCAAGTACCGATTCCAGTACATGGCAGAAGACGGTAGCACGCTACTTCGGTTCGACAACTATCCGAACCATCCCGGGGTAGACCGCCACCACTACCACACGCCTACCGGTGTCTACGACGACATTGAGTACACCGGCCTCAAAGCCCACGTCCAGCAGTTCTACAACAAGATGGACGACCGCCGCGAGAGGTGACCAACCATGCCCGACCAACCCAACACACCCGACGACACCGACGATGCCAACAGCACCGACTCTGGGACCGAGGAGATCGTGATGGACGACATCGAAGCCGAGGCAGGCTTCCTCGAAGACCGCGACCCTGAGGACTACCCCTCGGTGCTCCGGATCACGTCCGACTCTGAACAGGCGCACCGCCAGGACGCGCTCGACCGCCTCGACCGCTGGCAGGCGGGTGAGGAGATCCCGCACGTCATCAACTTCCAGAACCCGAGTGATCTCAGAGCATTGCTCACTGACCGTCGCGTCGAACTCCTTCGGAGTATCATGACCGAGCGCCCGGACAGTATCCGCCAGCTGGCCGAACGCCTAGACCGCGATGTCAAGAGCATTCACGACGACCTTCAGGTCCTCACTGACTACGACATCGTCCACTTCGAACAGGCTGGCCGGGCGAAGCGCCCGTTCGTCCCCTTCGACACCATTGAAGTCAGTCTCGAAATTTCGACACCGCGCCCAGCTGATGATGCTGCACCGGCCTGAACTATCGTCAGTACCGTCGCAGTCGAATCTACCGCGCCGAGGCTGTCGGCCCTATGCGAAGAAAGCGAACGAATGAACTTACAGACCCAACGATGACTGAGAACGTTGATCCTGATGACCCGCGACCTGAAGGACACTACTATATCGCTCGGGACGCCGAGTGGCATTACGTAAACGACGACCTTGCTGAGACGATCTCTTTGGGCCCGGCGACGGACGGCGAGCCGGGCGACGATTGGGTGCTCTCGTTTACGCCTGAAGCCGCGACTCCGGATGACCGCGAGCGCGTTTGCGTTCGGCTGACACCATGGGCGCTCCACGAACTGTACATCGAGAGCAAGAACCTGTCACCTGATGCCCGTCAGGCTGGTCATAGCGCCGAGTGTGGCCTCTGTGGAGAGCAGGTCCCGCTCGACCAGGCGTGGCCAGACAACCGAAAGGAACCGTGTCACCCAGAGTGTTACGCCGACGCATTCGGCGCACCACCGTGGTACGATGGCCGCTGATCAGGGATGCATCTTTAGTGCGGTTTGGCTACGATTTTACCGTCTGTGACCCACCCTGTGGCGCTGTGGGCCAAGTTTAAGATTAATATTAGGCTTAGGCAGGAGTCCGAGGTCGGAGCAGCTCCCCTACGACGCACCGGTGAGCGTTAGAATTCGCGCTCGATCTCTAACTTCCGCATGGCCTTCTCAAACACCTCTGGATGGCGATGAGCCAATTTCTCTAAATGGTCACGGATTGACTGCGCAGGGTTTGCTTCGACTTCGTCAGCATTCTGAAGCTCCTGATAGAAGGCATGCATTTCCGTCGTCACTGCAATCCCGACAGTCTTCTCCTTTGGCGCGGACCCGCTGTTGAGCGCGTCCAAGTACTGCTCGGGATCGAACCCATCGTTACTCTCACCAGAACGAGTTGCTTCCTGGTCTTCCTCTGCTGCGTCGAACGCGTCTGTCATCGGGTTATCGCTCATAGTTAATCTTAAGCTTAGTATTATTCTTAGGCGTAGTCTTCAATCGTTTCGTCAGTGATTTCGATTCCTTCGTCAGCAGCGAATTGCCGCGCCCCAGCTCGATACGCATGATAACACTGCTGGCGAACCGACCGCGGCGTTCCATCTGACCGGTCAACAATCGTCTGAATCGCAGACGCAGTGTACGGGTCTGACAGGTACCCGTCAGTGTACTCCTCGTCACGAGCCCATGCTAACCACCGGGCGATCAACTCTTCCGTCTCCTCGAACCCGAATCGTTCCAACGACCGGTTCTTCGCCACCAACCGAGACGACAAGGTCTCCCGGAGTTCATCAATCCGATCCGCTGCGGTCGGAGTTCCAAACAGGAACAAGATGAACACGGGTTCGCTCTCACCGAGGTCTCCGATGCTCTGTAATCCGGCTAACAGCTGCTCGAACGTACGCGTATTCCGTGCTGCGTCTTCGAGTTGGTCAACCTGGACGATACACGTCAGCCCAGTCTCCTCTAACTGATCAGCAACGTCTTCAACGACTTGCCGAACCTCATCCGTTGGATGCGGATACGTCTCCGGCACATCGAGCGCCTCGTACTTCGACAGTTCATCCAAGAGCCGGGTGTACAACCGTCGCGTCGTGATGCTTTCGACCTCGCGGATTCGAGCGATAGCGAACTCGTCGCTGCGGGGCCCATCACTCAGAGCGTCGTACACGAGCTCTCGGAAGTGCGTCTTCCCCGCCCCTCGTTTGTCGATCACCGAAATGTGCCCAGCACGCGTCAGTATGTGCGAGGCAACCTCTTGGAGAAGATCTTCGTTGACCCGGACGGCAACGCGCGCGTCGGGAAGCGATTCCGCAGCGAACGGTGTTCGACCCTCAACGAGGCCCAACTGCTCACCGTACCGAGCATGAGCAGCCTCGGCATCGTCGAGCGCCGCGGTGAACTGATCCGACATAACACACGCGGGTTGACGTTATCCCTAACCTTAAGATTAAGTCAAATATAGATGGCGGATCTGGCAAGACTGGCTTCTCCATATATCACCAAGTTGGGGTGATTTCTAGTTGAAACTCTGAGACCCCTCGTACAGGTTTGCCATTCATCCCGAACTGATGATCAGTAACTCTGTTTTCGCCTGCGATGATTCTTTTAGTGAGACCGCTTACGAAAAGGCAAACGAGGATTATTTGATGGTGAGTGAATAACGCTGAGATCAGTGATTGAACGCCTTCGGATTGTTTATGAGCGTCTTACTGCGGGCGGGTCAACAGCGGAAAAAGCCCTACAGAGTGGTATCTGGGTGGCTGGAATCAATGTTACTGACCGTATCTTGCAACTCCTGAAGGTCATTATTCTCGCTCGATTGCTTTCACCGGCGGCATTCGGTCTCCTCGGAATCGCGCTGCTTGTAATTGCGGCACTCCGGCAGTTCTCAAAACTCGGTTTTGACGAGGCATTAATACAGCACCAAGACGACGATGTAGACGCCTACCTCAACACTGCTTGGGTAATGAAGATCGTCCGTGGGTTCGGAATCGCGGTCGTAGCGTTTCTCGCAGCCCCGTACCTCGCGGTATTTTTTAGTGAACCGCAAGCAGAGCCGGTCATCCGTGTCGTTGGTGTCACTCCGTTTATTTTAAGTTTACAGAACCCAGGTGTGATGTACTTCGAAAAGAACCTCAATTTCCACAAGGAGTTCGTATATCAGGTCGGTGGTCGATTGGTAGATCTTGTTGTCGCTGTCGTTCTTGCACTTACTTTCCGCAGCGTTTGGGCTCTTGTGGCCGGCATTGTAGCGATGAATTTCGTGAAGTTTATTCTCTCTTATGCGATTCACGAATACCGCCCCAACATTGAGTTCAATCTCGCATATGGAAAAGAAATGTTTGGCTTTGGGAAGTGGTTGCTTGTGTCGGCAATCCTTTCTTTCCTCTACGGACAGGGAGACGATGCGTTCGTTGGCTGGTTCTTTGCGGCGAGTTCGCTTGGTGTCTACCAATTGGCATATCGGTTCTCAAACGCTCCTGCAACTGAGGTCACACACGTTATTTCACGCGTAGCGTTTCCGACAATGTCGAGGGTTCAGAATGATACCGAGAAACTTCGTGAGGGGTTCCGTAGGGCTGTCCAGCTATCAACAACGGTGGCTTTTCCGATGGCAGCTGGTATTGCTGCCGTTGCACCCCAGTTTGTTCCTGTAGTTCTTGGCGATCAATGGAGGTCGGGAATCCCAGTGATACAAGTCTTAGCAGTATATGGTGGAATCCGTGCATTCGGGGCGAATGTCGGAGCCGTTTATAACTCAACAGGGCGACCAGATATTGGAGCAAAAATACAGGCTCTACAAGCCATCGCGTTAGCAGCCGTAATATATCCTGCTGCAGAGTGGTTTGGGCTCATGGGTGTTTCATTTGCTGTCGTAATAAGTTTAATTCTGCCACTCCCAATTTCTCTCCACTATGTTTTGTCGATCACTCAACTACGCGCTATTGAGTTAGTTAAGTTGATCATGTTCCCATTAATGAGTAGCATCGTAATGGCTGGCAGTGTCATAGCATTAAACGTCTACATTCTGACGGGTGAGAGCGTTTTTGCTTTCACGCTACTCATTGCCACAGGGTGTATGGTTTATTTCGCTCTGATGTACATTTTCGAGCATTTATTCAATGCCGAATTCATTCAACTGTACCGTATAGTGAAGCAGGGGATATGATGAGATCGATTCTATGACACCTCTCAACAACCTCTACTTGGGAAACAAAGTTCTATAACATCCACGGACTGGCAGACAATTAAGAATTGATTTTTTCTAATGCGAAACTTCTGTATCCGTCTGTTTCAAGTGACAAGTGTGAAATCTGCCAATTTTCCTGTATACAGAACTCGTGAACAGCAGAAATAACACCGTAGGGGACACCCTTTGAGACATTGCCTACACAGTAATCGTGGCCTGCGATAACTCCATCTTCCTTCACTTTCCTCTGTGACACATAGAGTTCCTTTGATGTTTGTTCATATGAGTGTGTTGTGTCAATATACACCAGGTCAAAGAAGTCGTCTTCAAATTCACTCAATGCTATCTCCGACCGTTCTCTCACTATCGAAACTTCCGCGAGATCGTCAAATTTTTTCTTCACCTTCCTCATTTCTTCCTCTCCATATCTTTCTGTCTCCCATACATCAACAAGGAAAAGTGATTCGGGCTCCGTTATAGACAGAATTTGTTCTGAGAAGTTACCTTCATCCACCCCAAGTTCTGCGACTTTGCCTTCTGTAGGAAGGGTTGTTAGCATCTCTTCCCTACTCGGATGTATTGATACATTTCTTATATGTTTATCCGGGAGAGTTTCGGGAACAGACTGCATATAATCTATAGTTTTTATAGATTCATTTTCTGGAATCACCGTACGATATATTCCTTTCAATAGCGGGTGAAGGCGACCCGGTGTAATTTCCATTATTTTACTCTTGTATTCATCTTGGGACAGCATTCTTGGTTCTTATAACCTGCTCACCCATCTTCACATCTCCGGTTGCTATGCAGTCTCAACGCTTCATCAAAACCGAGCTTCGAGAACTGCCGAAGTGCCGCAATCGCAAGCAGCGCGATTCCGAGAAGGCCGAATGCCGCCGGTGAAAGCAATCGAGCGAGAATAACGATCTTCAAGAGTTGTAAGATACGGTCAGCGACATTGATTCCAGCTACCCAGATACCGCTCTGTATAGCTTGGTCTGCTGTTGACCCGCCCGCAGTAAGACGTTGGTAAACAGTTCGCAGTAGTTCAAGCACTCATAGCAGCGTTCTTTCTCAGTTATCAAATAAGCCTCGTTTGGCAATCTACTACCGGGATAGGGGCATTCCGTGAACCACTACTGGGCGACGACTTATATCTTAAATCGGAGAGTTCTGAGGGCTTGTTCTGTGTCTGGTCTCAGGCCATTGACACCGACGCCGAGGCCATTGACACCGACGCCGAGGCCATTGACACCGACGCCG
This window encodes:
- a CDS encoding DUF6516 family protein; its protein translation is MGSTVIYEDQDTFDDGTRYEMIATAIPKSDDYPEGVKYRFQYMAEDGSTLLRFDNYPNHPGVDRHHYHTPTGVYDDIEYTGLKAHVQQFYNKMDDRRER
- a CDS encoding transcriptional regulator; protein product: MPDQPNTPDDTDDANSTDSGTEEIVMDDIEAEAGFLEDRDPEDYPSVLRITSDSEQAHRQDALDRLDRWQAGEEIPHVINFQNPSDLRALLTDRRVELLRSIMTERPDSIRQLAERLDRDVKSIHDDLQVLTDYDIVHFEQAGRAKRPFVPFDTIEVSLEISTPRPADDAAPA
- a CDS encoding lipopolysaccharide biosynthesis protein, giving the protein MIERLRIVYERLTAGGSTAEKALQSGIWVAGINVTDRILQLLKVIILARLLSPAAFGLLGIALLVIAALRQFSKLGFDEALIQHQDDDVDAYLNTAWVMKIVRGFGIAVVAFLAAPYLAVFFSEPQAEPVIRVVGVTPFILSLQNPGVMYFEKNLNFHKEFVYQVGGRLVDLVVAVVLALTFRSVWALVAGIVAMNFVKFILSYAIHEYRPNIEFNLAYGKEMFGFGKWLLVSAILSFLYGQGDDAFVGWFFAASSLGVYQLAYRFSNAPATEVTHVISRVAFPTMSRVQNDTEKLREGFRRAVQLSTTVAFPMAAGIAAVAPQFVPVVLGDQWRSGIPVIQVLAVYGGIRAFGANVGAVYNSTGRPDIGAKIQALQAIALAAVIYPAAEWFGLMGVSFAVVISLILPLPISLHYVLSITQLRAIELVKLIMFPLMSSIVMAGSVIALNVYILTGESVFAFTLLIATGCMVYFALMYIFEHLFNAEFIQLYRIVKQGI
- a CDS encoding class I SAM-dependent methyltransferase, yielding MEITPGRLHPLLKGIYRTVIPENESIKTIDYMQSVPETLPDKHIRNVSIHPSREEMLTTLPTEGKVAELGVDEGNFSEQILSITEPESLFLVDVWETERYGEEEMRKVKKKFDDLAEVSIVRERSEIALSEFEDDFFDLVYIDTTHSYEQTSKELYVSQRKVKEDGVIAGHDYCVGNVSKGVPYGVISAVHEFCIQENWQISHLSLETDGYRSFALEKINS
- a CDS encoding oligosaccharide flippase family protein, coding for MLELLRTVYQRLTAGGSTADQAIQSGIWVAGINVADRILQLLKIVILARLLSPAAFGLLGIALLAIAALRQFSKLGFDEALRLHSNRRCEDG